GGATTTCCTCGCCCGGTAGAAGCCACGCTTTCATATGAAGGAATAGGAGGGGTGCGGCACGCTACCTTTGAACGTGGTGTGGAATTTATTGAAACGGTAGACGCCTGGGAGCCACTCAAGCGTATTTCCTTTAGCATCAAGCCCAATACGGCCACTATTCCGCCCACCACGTTTGATGAGCATGTAACAGTTGGAGGGCGTTTTTTTGACGTGCTGCGGGGTACTTATGAGTTAGAGGTTGTCAGCCCCCGGCAAACGCGGCTCCTGCTCTACAGTCAGCAGCGGCTGAGCACACGGCTGAATCCCTATGCCGGCCTGTGGACGGATTATGTAATGCGCGAGATTCAGCGCCGCATTCTGCTGGTAGTAGCCAAACGCAGTGAAGCACAAGCGCCGCATACTTACTCGACTTCAATAAGTAGTCAGAAATAAAAGAATAAACTCCTGGCTTCTTTCGCCTATTAAAAAAGCCCCTGCTGCCCGTGTTGGCCGCAGGGGCTTTTCACTTTCCGAAGCTTTGGGTGTTGCTCAGGCAGGAATGCTATGCTTTGCTCACAATGCCAAAGTGCTATAAGTCGTTCTTCCCTGAAATCTGTTTACTTTTGCACCTCTTTTAACGGGCGCAACCCGCCCGTTTTCATTCATTTGCCGCTACTCAATGGGTTTCTTCAATTTCCTGACCAGTGACATTGCCATCGACCTGGGAACGGCCAACACCCTCATCATTCACAACGATAAAATCGTGGTGGATGAGCCGAGCATCATTGCTAAAGACCGCACAACCAATAAAGTAATTGCGGTAGGCCGTCAGGCCCAGCAAATGCACGAGAAAACCCACGATAACATCAAAACCATTCGTCCGCTGAAGGACGGCGTAATTGCCGACTTCCACGCCGCCGAGGAGATGATTAAGGGGATGATAAAAATGATTGATACCCGGAACCGGCTGTTTCAGCCGTCGCACCGCATGGTTATCTGCATTCCCTCGGGCATTACGGAAGTAGAAAAGCGTGCCGTCCGGGACTCCGCCGAGCACGCCGGCGCCAAGGAAGTCTGGATGATTCAGGAGCCCATGGCCGCCGCCATCGGTATTGGTATCGACGTGGAGCAGCCCATCGGCTCCATGATTATTGACATAGGAGGGGGCACCACCGAAATTGCGGTTATTGCCTTGTCCGGTATCGTCTGCGACCAGTCCATTAAAACCGCCGGCGACGTGTTCAACCAGGATATTCTGGACTACATGCGCCGCCAGCACAACCTGCTCATCGGCGAGCGTTCCGCCGAGCGCATCAAGATTGAAGTAGGTGCCGCCCTCACGGAGCTGGACGAAACGCCCCCGGACTTTGAAGTACGTGGCCGTGACCTGATGACCGGTATTCCCAAGGTTATCAAAGTAACCTCTTCCGAAATTGCCATTGCCCTGGATAAGTCGGTGGCCAAGATTGAGGAAGCCGTGCTGAAGGCGCTGGAAATCTCTCCGCCCGAGCTATCGGCTGATATCTACGAAAACGGCATCCACCTGACCGGCGGCGGTGCCCTGCTGCGCGGCCTGGACAAGCGCCTGGCTGCCAAAACCAAGCTGCCCATTCACATTGCCGAAGACCCATTGCGCGCCGTAGTGCGGGGTACGGGGGCGGCCATCAAGGATATTCAGGCGTTCCGCAGCGTGCTGCTGACTTAAGCTTCAATTAGCAATTAGTAGTTAAGAATTAGTAATGGCCTCTTCAAAGCCTGAGTTGCGCCCCCTGCTTCTCACGGATTTTGTGGAGGTCAATTCTTAATTATTAATTCTTAATTACTAATTAGTTAATGAAGAATCTTTTCACCTTCCTTTTCCGCTATCGGGGGGCGCTGGTATTTGTGCTGCTGGAGGTGATAAGCGTGTTTCTGCTGCTGCGCAACAGCTCGTATCAGCGGGCGGCTTTCTTCAACTCGGCCAATGAGTACACCGGCCAGATGCTGGCTCTGCGCACGCAGGTGTATGATTATTTCCGGCTGGTAGATGTAAACCGCACGCTGGTGACGGAAAATGCAGCCCTGCGCGAGCAGCTGTATCCCACTACCCTAACGCGCCGCGAAGCGCCCGTGCTGCCCGTCAGCCAGGATAGCATCACGCAGGACCGCCTGCAAGCCAAAGGCCGGCCCGATTCGCTGCTGCTGGGCCTGCGCAACCTGCCCGCCGCCGACCCGGAGTACCCGCTTACGCCGGCCCGCGTCATCAGCAATACCCTGCAGCGCGTGGATAACTACCTGACCCTGAACGTCGGCAACCGGGAAGGCATCAAGCCGGGCATGGGCGTTATTGCGGCTTCGGGCGTGGTGGGCCGGGTGAAAGTGGTCAGTGAGCACTATGCCACGGTCAGCTCCCTGCTGCATTCTAAAACCACCATCTCGGCCAAAATCCTGCGCGACGGCACCTTTGGCAGTATTAAATGGCTGGGCGACGACCCCAAACATGCGCTGCTGGACTATATTCCGCGCCAGAACAAGCTCGTGCGCGGCGATACTATCGTGACCTCGGGCTACAATGCCGTATTTCCGGAGGGCGTCATGATTGGCACCATTGATGGCTTCCGGCAGGAGCCGGATAAAAACTTCTGGACGGTGCAGGTGCGTCTGGCCACCGATTTTTCAAAC
The Hymenobacter sp. DG25B genome window above contains:
- a CDS encoding rod shape-determining protein, translating into MGFFNFLTSDIAIDLGTANTLIIHNDKIVVDEPSIIAKDRTTNKVIAVGRQAQQMHEKTHDNIKTIRPLKDGVIADFHAAEEMIKGMIKMIDTRNRLFQPSHRMVICIPSGITEVEKRAVRDSAEHAGAKEVWMIQEPMAAAIGIGIDVEQPIGSMIIDIGGGTTEIAVIALSGIVCDQSIKTAGDVFNQDILDYMRRQHNLLIGERSAERIKIEVGAALTELDETPPDFEVRGRDLMTGIPKVIKVTSSEIAIALDKSVAKIEEAVLKALEISPPELSADIYENGIHLTGGGALLRGLDKRLAAKTKLPIHIAEDPLRAVVRGTGAAIKDIQAFRSVLLT
- the mreC gene encoding rod shape-determining protein MreC, producing MKNLFTFLFRYRGALVFVLLEVISVFLLLRNSSYQRAAFFNSANEYTGQMLALRTQVYDYFRLVDVNRTLVTENAALREQLYPTTLTRREAPVLPVSQDSITQDRLQAKGRPDSLLLGLRNLPAADPEYPLTPARVISNTLQRVDNYLTLNVGNREGIKPGMGVIAASGVVGRVKVVSEHYATVSSLLHSKTTISAKILRDGTFGSIKWLGDDPKHALLDYIPRQNKLVRGDTIVTSGYNAVFPEGVMIGTIDGFRQEPDKNFWTVQVRLATDFSNLTYVYVVGSRSQAERDTLAVHAGIKPEGATR